From the Polyangia bacterium genome, one window contains:
- a CDS encoding CPXCG motif-containing cysteine-rich protein, giving the protein MDQEAQCPYCGEPGEVAADFDPAEVGDQVFVQDCAVCCRPWTVTVHVDPDGEITFAVDRS; this is encoded by the coding sequence ATGGACCAAGAGGCCCAATGCCCGTACTGCGGCGAACCCGGCGAGGTGGCCGCCGACTTCGATCCCGCCGAGGTGGGTGATCAGGTCTTCGTCCAAGATTGCGCAGTGTGCTGCCGCCCATGGACCGTGACGGTACACGTCGATCCCGATGGTGAGATCACCTTCGCCGTTGATCGAAGCTAG
- a CDS encoding SUMF1/EgtB/PvdO family nonheme iron enzyme has translation MQAAWQSAAIGWLALATATASASDGRPSARPDRVLIPAGSFIAGSIHGDEDERPVRRKTLPAFAIDRTEVTRAAYARCVAARRCKPASVSIEAITTDDARLPATGVSWRDAQAYCGFAGGRLPTEAEWEKAARGHDGRDYPWGDGAACDKANWGNFDGEGPCADVNPGHPVAVGQYPTGASPYGVLDLAGNVWEWVADKYDQDPSRRVVRGGSCCSFFVGPRAANRNAWDPNHRDGDLGFRCAGRGR, from the coding sequence ATGCAGGCGGCCTGGCAGTCGGCAGCGATCGGTTGGTTGGCCCTGGCGACAGCGACGGCCAGCGCCAGCGACGGTCGTCCGTCCGCGCGCCCGGACCGGGTGTTGATCCCGGCCGGATCGTTCATTGCCGGCAGCATCCACGGCGACGAGGACGAACGGCCGGTGCGCCGCAAGACCCTGCCGGCCTTCGCCATCGATCGCACCGAGGTCACGCGAGCCGCCTACGCCCGCTGCGTGGCCGCGCGGCGCTGCAAACCGGCCAGCGTCTCTATTGAAGCGATCACCACCGACGACGCCCGGTTGCCGGCGACCGGGGTTTCCTGGCGCGACGCCCAGGCGTACTGCGGGTTCGCCGGCGGACGGCTACCGACCGAAGCGGAGTGGGAAAAAGCGGCCCGCGGCCACGACGGACGCGATTATCCGTGGGGCGACGGCGCGGCCTGCGACAAGGCCAACTGGGGCAACTTCGACGGCGAAGGCCCGTGCGCAGACGTCAACCCTGGTCATCCAGTCGCCGTGGGCCAGTACCCGACCGGCGCCAGCCCTTATGGCGTGCTGGATCTGGCTGGCAACGTCTGGGAGTGGGTGGCGGACAAGTATGACCAGGATCCTTCCCGCCGGGTGGTGCGCGGGGGATCGTGCTGCAGCTTCTTCGTCGGGCCGCGCGCCGCCAATCGCAACGCCTGGGATCCTAACCACCGCGATGGCGATCTCGGCTTTCGTTGCGCGGGGAGGGGCCGATGA
- a CDS encoding GIY-YIG nuclease family protein, whose amino-acid sequence MARWFVYVVRCRDGSLYTGISTDVGDRVAAHNAGKGARYTRARLPVHIVHVEGKRSRSTALKREAAIKALSRSEKLALVAVV is encoded by the coding sequence ATGGCGCGCTGGTTTGTCTATGTGGTTCGCTGCCGCGACGGTTCGCTGTACACCGGCATCAGCACCGACGTGGGCGATCGCGTGGCCGCGCACAACGCCGGCAAGGGTGCGCGCTACACCCGTGCGCGGCTGCCGGTACACATCGTTCATGTCGAGGGCAAACGCTCGCGCTCGACGGCGCTCAAGCGCGAGGCGGCCATCAAGGCGCTGTCGCGCAGCGAAAAACTGGCCCTGGTGGCGGTGGTTTGA
- the gshB gene encoding glutathione synthase translates to MKLLFVMDPLARLQIAGDSTFAMMLASQARGHEIWFCEPRHLSLEHADAVARAWPVTVRRVTGDHYLLGPQSTVPLRSCQAVFMRKDPPIDLDYYFATLLLERARGQTLIINDPRGLRECNEKLAILDYPDLTPPTIVTREAGRLRSFLAEQGGEMVVKPLDASGGFGVFHVRRGDPNTGAILEQATNLGRRWTMAQKYLPEVRSGDKRILLVDGEPLCAVLRVPAPDDARGNLHVGARPMATTLEDRDHAIVKALGPRLRQQGHFFVGLDVIGGWLTEINVTSPTGILEANVLYNQAYEVPVIEKLEQKIQALAAVQN, encoded by the coding sequence ATGAAACTGCTATTTGTGATGGATCCGCTGGCGCGGCTGCAGATCGCCGGCGATTCGACGTTCGCCATGATGCTGGCTTCGCAGGCCCGCGGGCACGAAATCTGGTTCTGCGAGCCGCGCCACCTTTCCCTGGAACACGCCGATGCGGTGGCCCGCGCCTGGCCGGTGACGGTCCGCCGGGTGACCGGTGATCATTATTTGCTGGGCCCGCAAAGCACGGTTCCCCTGCGCAGCTGTCAGGCGGTGTTCATGCGCAAGGATCCGCCGATCGATCTCGACTACTACTTCGCCACGCTGCTGCTGGAACGGGCGCGCGGCCAGACGTTGATCATCAACGACCCACGCGGCCTGCGCGAGTGCAACGAGAAGCTGGCCATTCTCGACTACCCCGATCTGACGCCGCCGACGATCGTCACCCGCGAGGCCGGTCGGCTGCGATCATTTCTGGCCGAGCAAGGCGGCGAGATGGTGGTCAAGCCCCTGGATGCCTCCGGTGGCTTCGGCGTCTTTCACGTGCGGCGCGGCGATCCCAACACCGGCGCCATCCTGGAACAGGCCACCAACCTGGGGCGCCGCTGGACCATGGCGCAGAAATATTTGCCCGAGGTGCGCTCGGGCGACAAGCGCATCTTGCTGGTGGATGGTGAACCGCTGTGCGCGGTGCTGCGCGTGCCGGCACCCGACGACGCCCGCGGCAACCTGCACGTGGGCGCGCGGCCGATGGCCACCACGCTTGAGGATCGCGACCACGCCATCGTCAAGGCGCTGGGCCCACGGCTGCGCCAGCAAGGGCATTTCTTCGTCGGACTGGACGTCATCGGCGGCTGGCTGACCGAGATCAATGTGACCAGCCCGACCGGCATCCTGGAGGCCAACGTTCTTTACAACCAGGCCTACGAGGTCCCGGTGATCGAAAAGCTGGAGCAGAAGATTCAAGCATTGGCCGCCGTCCAGAATTAA
- a CDS encoding tetratricopeptide repeat protein, producing the protein MEAATYTFAGVAKILDVSESKLRYWAQVGFVGPSVRQGGKQLFTFQDLVSVKAAKELVDRGFTTAQIRKALAAVTATLPGVDRPLDRIRVAFDGESLAVVVDGDAFEVSGQRMFGFGLGELAKQVGESKSAVARADRATAGAGNKGKSESVAGAQSSYDWFVEGMRHETEPDGDEAAVACYRKALALDPGLAAAHTNLGNIAYAKGQSASARTAFEAALALDPDQPEARFNLANLILEAGDLELAVAEFRRVLQVAPDFADAHYNLAVALERLGGRSQARAHLERYLGLESATAPWAAQARTLIERLAADVA; encoded by the coding sequence GTGGAAGCCGCGACCTACACCTTCGCCGGGGTGGCCAAGATCCTCGACGTCAGCGAGAGCAAGCTGCGTTACTGGGCCCAGGTGGGTTTCGTCGGCCCGTCGGTGCGCCAGGGCGGCAAGCAGCTTTTCACGTTTCAAGATCTGGTCAGCGTGAAGGCGGCCAAAGAGCTGGTCGACCGCGGGTTCACCACCGCCCAGATTCGCAAGGCGCTGGCCGCGGTGACGGCGACGCTGCCGGGCGTCGACCGCCCGCTGGATCGCATTCGGGTGGCCTTCGACGGCGAATCCCTGGCGGTGGTGGTCGACGGCGATGCCTTCGAGGTCAGCGGCCAGAGGATGTTCGGCTTTGGCCTGGGCGAGTTGGCCAAGCAGGTGGGCGAGTCCAAATCGGCGGTGGCGCGCGCGGATCGGGCCACGGCCGGGGCTGGAAATAAAGGCAAATCCGAAAGTGTCGCCGGCGCGCAAAGCAGCTATGACTGGTTCGTCGAAGGCATGCGCCACGAGACCGAGCCGGACGGCGACGAGGCGGCGGTGGCCTGCTATCGCAAGGCGCTGGCCCTGGATCCGGGCCTGGCCGCCGCGCACACCAACCTGGGCAACATCGCGTACGCCAAAGGTCAGTCGGCCAGCGCGCGCACGGCGTTCGAGGCGGCGCTGGCTCTGGATCCGGATCAACCAGAGGCGCGCTTTAACCTGGCCAACCTGATTCTTGAGGCGGGCGATCTCGAGCTGGCGGTGGCCGAATTTCGCCGCGTCTTACAGGTCGCTCCCGATTTCGCCGACGCGCACTACAACCTGGCCGTGGCCCTGGAACGCCTGGGCGGCCGGTCGCAGGCGCGTGCCCACCTGGAGCGGTACCTGGGCCTCGAATCAGCGACCGCTCCCTGGGCGGCCCAGGCTCGCACGTTGATCGAACGGTTGGCCGCCGACGTCGCCTAG
- a CDS encoding sigma-54 dependent transcriptional regulator, whose protein sequence is MVQQGLSLAKYPVLVVDDEPDNLDAIRFNFGKSLTLLPATSGDEALALAKQHDVAVIVTDQRMPRMTGLDLLRAAREVRPDAVGIIMTAYTDVDVLIESINMGRIYRYVTKPWDAKELRGVLLHAIERFALLRENRRLSEQLQQYAGILSADAHSEFNFGAIVGESPRLRDVLNRVEQVAQTSSTVLLRGETGTGKEMVARAIHINSARESRPFVKVNCAALAPGVLESELFGHEKGAFTGAVARRLGRFELADGGTLFLDEVGDLSADVQVKLLRVLQEREFERVGGTDTVKVDVRVISATHRDLEQQINAGEFREDLYYRLNVFPITLPSLRERPTDISLLCEHFIQKYAQAIGKKVRGLDAGALASLVAYGWPGNVRELENVIERAMILARGTELTAVDLEFSRRPAPPPSPGAFSTLPGGAPPRVGTPAPRDAGRPLHERLHEQERAEIIATIEQAQGNIALAARTLGINRSTLYYRLRKHGLEHLLPLKEAAPAPPSDRERTDTPPEGGTGTGPGSPSE, encoded by the coding sequence ATGGTGCAGCAGGGCCTTTCGCTGGCGAAATATCCGGTGCTGGTCGTCGACGACGAGCCGGACAATCTGGACGCCATCCGCTTTAACTTTGGCAAAAGCCTGACCCTGCTGCCGGCCACCAGCGGCGACGAAGCGCTGGCCCTGGCCAAACAGCACGACGTGGCGGTGATCGTCACCGACCAGCGCATGCCCCGCATGACCGGCCTCGATCTGCTGCGCGCCGCCCGCGAGGTCCGCCCCGACGCCGTCGGGATCATCATGACCGCCTATACCGACGTGGACGTGCTGATCGAATCCATCAACATGGGCCGCATCTATCGTTACGTCACCAAGCCGTGGGACGCCAAGGAGCTGCGCGGCGTCCTTCTCCACGCCATCGAACGTTTCGCCCTGCTGCGCGAGAACCGTCGCCTCAGCGAACAGCTGCAGCAGTACGCCGGCATCCTGTCGGCGGACGCCCACAGCGAATTCAACTTTGGCGCCATCGTGGGCGAATCGCCGCGCTTGCGCGACGTGCTGAATCGGGTGGAGCAGGTGGCGCAGACGTCGTCGACGGTCCTGCTGCGCGGCGAGACCGGCACCGGCAAGGAGATGGTGGCGCGCGCCATCCACATCAACAGCGCGCGCGAATCGCGGCCGTTCGTCAAGGTCAACTGCGCGGCCCTGGCGCCCGGCGTGCTGGAGTCGGAGCTGTTCGGCCACGAGAAAGGCGCTTTCACCGGCGCCGTGGCCCGCCGCCTGGGCCGGTTCGAGCTGGCCGACGGCGGCACATTGTTCCTTGACGAGGTGGGCGATCTGTCCGCCGACGTGCAGGTGAAATTGCTGCGCGTCCTGCAAGAACGCGAGTTCGAACGCGTCGGCGGCACGGACACCGTGAAGGTCGACGTGCGGGTCATCTCGGCCACTCACCGCGATCTGGAACAACAGATCAACGCCGGCGAATTTCGCGAGGATCTTTATTACCGCCTGAACGTCTTTCCCATCACCCTGCCGTCGTTGCGCGAGCGCCCCACCGACATCTCGCTTTTGTGCGAGCACTTCATCCAGAAGTACGCCCAGGCAATCGGCAAGAAGGTGCGGGGCCTGGACGCCGGGGCGCTGGCGTCGCTGGTCGCCTACGGCTGGCCTGGCAACGTGCGCGAGCTGGAGAACGTCATCGAGCGCGCGATGATCCTGGCCCGCGGAACCGAGCTGACCGCTGTCGATCTGGAATTCAGCCGCCGCCCGGCCCCGCCGCCGTCGCCCGGCGCATTTTCCACCCTGCCGGGCGGAGCGCCCCCGCGGGTGGGCACGCCGGCCCCGCGCGATGCCGGGCGCCCGCTGCACGAACGCCTGCACGAACAGGAACGCGCGGAGATCATCGCCACCATCGAACAAGCGCAAGGCAACATCGCCCTGGCGGCGCGCACGCTGGGGATCAACCGATCGACGCTGTACTACCGCCTGCGCAAGCACGGCCTGGAACACCTGCTGCCGCTCAAGGAAGCAGCGCCGGCGCCGCCCAGCGACCGCGAGCGCACCGACACCCCTCCCGAGGGCGGCACGGGCACCGGGCCCGGATCGCCGTCAGAATAG